CCAGCCGCTGATGCTGGCCGCCGGTGTTGCGACCTATCGCGCCTGGCTGGCGCAAGGCGGTGCCTTGCCGGTTGCCCTCGCCGGGCACAGCCTAGGCGAGTACAGCGCGCTGGTGGCTGCCGGGGCGCTAGATTTTGCCGACGCGGTGAAGCTGGTGCGCCTGCGCGCCGAAGCGATGCAGGATGCGGTACCGGCCGGTGAGGGCGCGATGGCTGCGATCCTTAACCTGTCCGACGACGACATCCGCGCCGCCTGTGCCGAAGCGGCGCAGGGTGAAGTGGTGGAGCCGGTGAATTTCAATTCCCCGGGGCAGGTAGTGATTGCCGGTAACAAGGCTGCGGTAGAGCGCGCGATGGAGCTGTGCAAGGCCAAAGGCGCCAAGCGCGCGCTGCCATTGCCGGTATCGGTGCCGTCGCACTGCTCGCTGATGAAGCCTGCCGCCGACAAGCTGGCCGCGGCACTGGCCACGATCCAGATCAACTCGCCGCAGATTCCGGTGCTGCATAATGCCGACGTTGCCGCCTATGACGACGCCGACCAGATCCGCG
Above is a genomic segment from Vogesella indigofera containing:
- the fabD gene encoding ACP S-malonyltransferase, with protein sequence MAFAFLFPGQGSQSLKMMDGFADLPVVKQTFDEASAALGEDLWAMLQAETPEAINATVNTQPLMLAAGVATYRAWLAQGGALPVALAGHSLGEYSALVAAGALDFADAVKLVRLRAEAMQDAVPAGEGAMAAILNLSDDDIRAACAEAAQGEVVEPVNFNSPGQVVIAGNKAAVERAMELCKAKGAKRALPLPVSVPSHCSLMKPAADKLAAALATIQINSPQIPVLHNADVAAYDDADQIRDALTRQLYRPVRWTETIQQLATGGIVLMAECGPGKVLAGLAKRIDGNVNCHALTDAAKLEAARAELG